Proteins from one Streptomyces sp. NBC_00289 genomic window:
- a CDS encoding GlxA family transcriptional regulator — MHTVAVLALDQVIPFDLSAPIDTFGWARLPDGREAYRVRVCSPAEEVSAGPFTVRAPYGLEALAEADTIILPGLADPTVPLPPGVAEALCAAAANGTRIASVCVGAFVFAATGLLDGLRVTTHWIAARDLAEMYPRLNVDPNVLYVDNGQFLTSAGAAAAMDMCLHMIRRDHGSAVAAHAARMSVMPLEREGGQAQFIVHAQPPAPVGATLEPVLHWLEDNCDRDVTLDEIAARAGMSTRTLNRRFREQTGTTPLQWLHRARVRRAQYLLETTPYPVERIAAQTGFGSPTAFRERFRKVVGTSPQGYRRTFRSAGAS; from the coding sequence ATGCACACCGTGGCCGTACTGGCGCTGGACCAGGTCATCCCCTTCGATCTCTCCGCCCCGATCGACACCTTCGGCTGGGCCCGGCTGCCGGACGGCCGTGAGGCGTACCGGGTGCGGGTCTGCTCGCCGGCGGAGGAGGTGAGTGCGGGGCCGTTCACCGTCCGGGCGCCGTACGGGCTGGAGGCGCTCGCCGAGGCCGACACGATCATCCTGCCCGGCCTCGCCGATCCCACCGTCCCGCTGCCGCCGGGCGTGGCCGAGGCGCTGTGCGCGGCGGCGGCGAACGGCACGCGGATCGCCTCCGTCTGCGTCGGCGCCTTCGTCTTCGCGGCCACGGGCCTGCTGGACGGCCTGCGAGTGACGACCCACTGGATCGCGGCGCGCGACCTCGCGGAGATGTACCCGAGGCTGAACGTCGACCCGAACGTGCTGTACGTCGACAACGGCCAGTTCCTGACCTCGGCGGGGGCGGCCGCGGCCATGGACATGTGCCTGCACATGATCCGCAGGGACCACGGCTCGGCGGTCGCCGCCCACGCCGCCCGCATGTCCGTCATGCCGCTCGAACGGGAGGGCGGCCAGGCCCAGTTCATCGTCCACGCCCAGCCACCGGCCCCGGTGGGCGCGACGCTCGAACCGGTGCTGCACTGGCTGGAGGACAACTGCGACCGGGACGTCACCCTGGACGAGATCGCGGCCCGGGCGGGCATGAGCACCCGTACGCTCAACCGCCGCTTCCGCGAACAGACCGGCACGACCCCGCTCCAGTGGCTGCACCGGGCGCGGGTGCGGCGCGCGCAGTATCTGCTGGAGACGACCCCGTACCCGGTGGAGCGCATCGCGGCCCAGACCGGCTTCGGCTCCCCGACGGCCTTCCGGGAACGGTTCCGGAAGGTGGTCGGGACGAGCCCGCAGGGGTACCGGCGGACATTCCGGTCGGCTGGGGCGTCGTAG
- a CDS encoding alpha/beta fold hydrolase translates to MPTDHRFDLYPDLTLTLSTAGTGRPTLVLHGGGGPATVAGLAAHLSRTAHTITPTHPGWNGTERPDWLTGVDDLALAYLHHLHALGLRDVLVVGSSLGGWTAAEMAVRDTAGIITGLVLIDAVGVDVPGEPIVDFFALDARGIADHAWHDSARYFQDPTLLPPEQLAAMQANMATLRTLGGDPNMHDPKLLHRLRHVDVPTLLLWGESDRVVTPAYAKTYANAFPDAHLEVIPQAGHLPHIEQPEATFAALDAYRQRTTADRTFTGH, encoded by the coding sequence ATGCCTACCGACCACAGGTTCGACCTGTACCCCGACCTGACCCTCACCCTCTCCACGGCCGGGACCGGCCGACCCACCCTCGTCCTGCACGGCGGCGGCGGACCGGCCACGGTCGCCGGACTCGCCGCCCACCTCTCACGGACCGCCCACACCATCACCCCGACTCACCCCGGCTGGAACGGCACCGAACGCCCCGACTGGCTGACCGGCGTCGACGACCTCGCCCTGGCCTACCTCCACCACCTGCACGCCCTCGGACTGCGCGACGTCCTCGTCGTGGGCTCCTCACTCGGCGGCTGGACGGCCGCGGAGATGGCCGTACGCGACACGGCGGGCATCATCACCGGCCTCGTCCTGATCGACGCCGTCGGCGTGGACGTCCCCGGCGAACCGATCGTCGACTTCTTCGCCCTGGATGCCCGAGGCATCGCCGACCACGCCTGGCACGACTCGGCCCGCTACTTCCAGGACCCCACCCTCCTCCCGCCCGAGCAACTCGCCGCCATGCAGGCCAACATGGCCACCCTGCGCACCCTCGGCGGCGACCCGAACATGCACGACCCGAAGCTGCTGCACCGCCTGCGCCACGTCGACGTACCGACCCTTCTCCTCTGGGGCGAGAGCGACCGCGTCGTCACCCCCGCCTACGCCAAGACGTACGCGAACGCCTTCCCCGACGCCCACCTCGAGGTCATCCCGCAGGCCGGCCACCTGCCGCACATCGAACAACCGGAAGCGACCTTCGCGGCGCTCGACGCGTACCGGCAGCGGACGACCGCCGACAGGACGTTCACCGGACACTGA
- a CDS encoding Twin-arginine translocation pathway signal, whose product MGRNDALRAARLRVGWRTMEKAAEKLTDHGRQLLDDRQFNVSARTWRRWEGALPGWPSEETALVIHDALGRWPEDLGFTTPPGWIRPEHHKEEEQVNRRTFVSVTAAALVAGPVASQYVDPALIDYFQQQLEGHYRADMLLGPHDLIGTVSAQYQLIDKLVRSAKGETRQGLLRVGAAYAALVGWLYQDAGDMHGAAFWRGVTQEIAVRSRDPHLIGYSLVNQAQVRTDLGDGAAVIDLCEAALEDSRRLVPKVRIMAMQQQAHGAGLTGDRRAVDRLLDEADGLLSRVDDDLPWGNACRRTPGYLEVQRATCYGRLGLGSQAASLWNQVLQIVPTSARRDRGVYLARHATAAAGAGNPDEALEIAQAAADIAIETRSARTTKELVTLQRMMRPWQDSLVGRDLDGVLAPVIERG is encoded by the coding sequence ATGGGTCGCAACGACGCACTGAGAGCTGCACGGCTTCGAGTGGGCTGGCGAACGATGGAGAAAGCCGCCGAGAAACTGACGGATCACGGCCGCCAGTTACTCGACGATCGGCAGTTCAACGTCTCGGCGCGCACATGGCGCCGCTGGGAGGGCGCACTGCCCGGCTGGCCGTCGGAGGAGACGGCGCTCGTGATTCACGACGCTCTCGGCCGGTGGCCGGAGGACCTTGGGTTCACGACGCCGCCGGGCTGGATTCGTCCCGAGCACCACAAGGAAGAGGAGCAGGTGAATCGCCGTACGTTCGTCTCGGTCACCGCTGCGGCGCTCGTCGCGGGGCCCGTTGCGTCGCAGTACGTCGATCCGGCCCTGATCGACTACTTCCAGCAGCAGTTGGAGGGGCACTACCGGGCGGACATGCTCCTGGGCCCGCACGACCTGATCGGCACCGTCTCCGCTCAGTACCAGCTCATCGACAAGCTGGTCCGCTCAGCCAAGGGCGAGACCCGACAGGGTCTACTCCGCGTCGGAGCCGCGTACGCCGCGCTCGTCGGCTGGCTGTACCAGGACGCCGGAGACATGCACGGAGCCGCTTTCTGGCGCGGTGTGACACAGGAAATAGCGGTGCGTTCCCGTGACCCGCACTTGATCGGATACTCGCTCGTGAACCAGGCCCAAGTCCGCACGGATCTGGGCGACGGAGCGGCCGTGATCGACCTATGCGAGGCGGCCCTTGAGGATTCGCGGAGACTCGTCCCAAAGGTGCGCATCATGGCGATGCAGCAGCAAGCCCATGGCGCCGGTCTCACAGGTGATCGCCGTGCGGTCGATCGGCTCCTCGACGAAGCGGACGGATTGCTCTCGCGAGTCGATGACGACCTCCCGTGGGGCAACGCGTGCCGCCGCACGCCCGGTTACCTCGAGGTGCAGCGCGCCACTTGCTACGGAAGGCTCGGCCTAGGTTCACAAGCGGCCTCCCTGTGGAACCAAGTTCTTCAGATCGTTCCTACGTCGGCACGCCGTGACCGCGGCGTCTACCTGGCCCGGCACGCGACAGCGGCGGCTGGAGCAGGCAACCCAGATGAAGCACTGGAGATCGCTCAGGCGGCCGCCGACATCGCCATCGAGACACGATCCGCCCGCACGACAAAGGAGTTGGTGACCCTGCAGCGGATGATGCGTCCATGGCAGGATTCGCTGGTCGGCCGGGACCTGGACGGAGTTCTGGCACCTGTGATCGAGAGGGGCTGA
- a CDS encoding 4a-hydroxytetrahydrobiopterin dehydratase: MSHTPVPLTEEAIHVALSETPGWRREGDEITRTYGIRYHGGVAMIVHVADIERLISHHADIDLRWGTVRFAITTHDAGHRLTTSDFDLAKRIDGIAQAHGAEPVD; the protein is encoded by the coding sequence GTGTCGCACACACCGGTACCGCTGACCGAGGAAGCAATCCACGTAGCCCTCTCGGAGACGCCCGGCTGGCGCCGTGAAGGCGACGAAATCACCCGGACCTACGGCATCCGCTACCACGGCGGGGTCGCGATGATCGTGCACGTCGCCGACATCGAACGGCTCATCAGCCACCACGCGGACATCGACCTGCGTTGGGGAACGGTGCGATTCGCGATCACCACGCATGACGCCGGGCACAGGCTCACGACCTCGGATTTTGACTTGGCGAAGCGCATCGACGGAATCGCCCAGGCACATGGCGCCGAGCCTGTGGACTGA
- a CDS encoding HNH endonuclease family protein produces the protein MYTWIPDNEIFKADFEEAEIPKASQARYLLQKIEGALRLSAGVDELEVSGNAKVHVDQIYPQQPGQELRLEEHDSWIHRLGNLTLLSGRKNQAFSNRPYPEKAASYAESALLISSQTNVSNLWDSEKSQWRPEGISERQARLAKVALSVWPGASQWSGGRT, from the coding sequence ATGTACACATGGATTCCTGACAATGAAATCTTCAAGGCAGACTTCGAAGAAGCAGAAATCCCGAAGGCATCGCAGGCTCGCTATCTTCTTCAGAAAATTGAAGGCGCGCTGCGTTTGAGCGCTGGTGTGGATGAGCTCGAAGTATCAGGTAACGCCAAGGTGCACGTTGACCAGATCTACCCGCAACAGCCGGGCCAGGAACTGCGCCTCGAAGAACATGACTCCTGGATTCATCGTTTGGGAAATCTCACGCTGCTGAGCGGGCGAAAGAATCAAGCCTTCTCAAATCGCCCGTATCCAGAGAAAGCGGCCAGCTACGCGGAATCGGCTCTCTTGATATCCTCGCAGACGAATGTTTCCAACCTTTGGGATTCCGAGAAATCCCAATGGCGGCCGGAGGGAATCAGCGAACGTCAGGCACGGCTGGCCAAGGTCGCGCTCAGCGTCTGGCCTGGAGCAAGTCAGTGGTCTGGAGGCCGAACATGA
- a CDS encoding DUF262 domain-containing protein, whose translation MAIIKHAARQTLGQLIGANNPVVTVPDDSQRQYSWTKKEVDTYWADIQKFRNTRETGKESASEYFIGPIVTITDEHVKSRSLLDGQQRLTTSTILIATSDGP comes from the coding sequence ATGGCGATCATCAAGCATGCAGCACGACAGACTCTCGGGCAGTTGATCGGAGCCAATAACCCAGTAGTCACCGTTCCAGACGACAGCCAGCGGCAATATTCCTGGACAAAAAAGGAAGTTGACACCTATTGGGCTGACATTCAAAAATTCCGAAATACCCGCGAAACAGGAAAAGAGTCGGCGTCAGAATATTTCATAGGCCCTATTGTCACCATCACGGACGAGCATGTGAAGAGCAGGTCACTTCTAGATGGCCAACAACGCCTAACCACGTCGACTATCTTGATTGCTACGTCAGATGGACCGTGA
- a CDS encoding DUF3427 domain-containing protein: protein MAERGDPRQPAAGIYEKLITHGVHEELEQLEAAGWKAIDAEVSAESTPHVLARHIGQVVGRRLSQLPQDKQVAVANRILQSLAAATPDEDDAEAASAVIDGPRQLLALAEQEAPGVYAVRPLTPLSETSLITNAPEDPSLGAELRAELATADRIDLLCAFVKWYGIRVLEDSLRAAKKRGVPIRVITTTYIGATDRHALDRLVRDFGAEVKVNYELRSTRLHAKAWLFRRKSGYDTAYVGSSNLSKAALLDGLEWNVRLSSIATPAVLNKFEATFDAYWNDTAFESYDPDNHGERLDQALAQAGGSTSATDLRINLSGLEVRAFPHQQDMLDRLRVEREIRGRNHNLLVAATGTGKTVMAALDYRHLSRKPGSGHPRLLFVAHRKEILKQSLRMYQEVLDDASFGELLHGGQEPQAWNHVFASVQSLNVRRLEQLAPDHFDIIVIDEFHHATAATYRRVIDHFDPKQLLGLTATPERMDGLNVQDEFFDGRIAAELRLWEALENDLLCPFHYFGLPDGTDLTNLGWSRGTYTDSELGNLYTGDHARARIVVKQIRDKISNPGAMRALGFCVTKAHAHFMAGFFREAGFGALALDSDSPVGVRAQALADLGNGKLQVIFSVDLFNEGLDIPDVDTLLLLRPTNSATVFLQQLGRGLRRTETKPVLTVLDFIGQHRAEFRFEEQFRALTNLSRNRLVEHIEHDFPQLPSGCQIILEGKSKDLVLDNIRTQLGATIKTLVSEVKAYSTPRLADYLRESQREIKELYKSDNSWTTVLRRAGALKDMAPPEEASLLKRVHAFLHVDDPARADAYLRLLADDAPPYEALSPTDQTYARMLFFNLWDNAGGFTGYQQGLASLRDQVALRDELRQVLSHVMERADHFPIPLTGTHGYIPLMVHSSYNRSEILAALGVARLGGQMPRSFAQGVQWVEEIKTDALLVTLEKNEKDFSPTIRYKDYALSPTLFHWESQNATASNSPTGLRYQDHKQQGSQVLLFMRRYKSTDIGKSQPWMLLGPATYEGHTGSKPMAITWRLRHELPADVWTYAAIAAG, encoded by the coding sequence GTGGCAGAGCGGGGGGATCCGAGGCAGCCTGCCGCGGGTATCTACGAGAAGCTCATCACCCACGGCGTGCACGAGGAGCTCGAGCAGCTCGAAGCCGCGGGCTGGAAGGCGATCGATGCCGAGGTCAGCGCCGAGTCCACCCCGCATGTGCTGGCTCGGCACATTGGTCAGGTCGTGGGACGCCGACTGAGTCAGTTGCCCCAGGACAAGCAGGTCGCAGTCGCCAACCGCATTCTGCAATCCCTTGCTGCCGCCACGCCTGATGAGGACGACGCCGAGGCGGCGAGCGCCGTCATAGACGGCCCACGACAGCTCCTGGCGCTCGCTGAGCAGGAGGCCCCGGGTGTCTATGCGGTGCGGCCCCTCACACCTCTCTCCGAGACCTCGCTGATCACGAACGCTCCCGAAGACCCGAGTCTGGGTGCGGAGTTGCGTGCCGAACTGGCCACCGCAGACCGCATCGACCTGCTCTGCGCCTTCGTGAAGTGGTATGGCATTCGGGTCCTGGAGGACTCCCTACGCGCCGCCAAGAAACGCGGCGTACCGATCCGTGTCATCACGACGACGTACATCGGCGCTACTGATCGCCATGCCCTCGATCGTCTCGTCCGCGACTTCGGCGCCGAGGTCAAGGTCAACTACGAGCTGCGGTCTACGCGGCTGCATGCGAAGGCATGGCTGTTCCGTCGGAAGAGCGGCTACGACACCGCGTATGTCGGCAGCTCCAACCTGTCGAAGGCCGCGCTACTCGACGGACTGGAGTGGAACGTACGGCTGTCATCGATCGCCACTCCCGCGGTGCTCAACAAGTTCGAGGCAACCTTCGACGCGTACTGGAACGACACCGCCTTCGAGTCGTACGACCCCGACAACCACGGCGAACGTCTCGATCAAGCCCTGGCTCAGGCAGGCGGCAGCACCTCCGCAACTGACCTGCGAATCAATCTTTCGGGCCTTGAAGTACGTGCGTTCCCGCACCAACAGGACATGCTCGATCGCCTTCGTGTCGAGCGAGAGATCCGCGGGCGAAACCACAACCTCCTTGTCGCGGCCACCGGTACCGGCAAGACCGTGATGGCGGCCCTGGACTACCGACACCTGTCCAGGAAGCCGGGTAGCGGGCACCCCCGGTTGCTGTTCGTGGCCCACCGCAAGGAGATCCTCAAGCAGTCCCTGCGCATGTACCAGGAGGTCCTCGATGACGCCTCCTTCGGGGAACTTCTTCACGGCGGCCAGGAGCCGCAGGCTTGGAATCACGTGTTCGCCAGCGTCCAGTCGCTCAACGTACGGCGACTGGAGCAACTAGCCCCCGACCACTTCGACATCATCGTCATCGACGAGTTTCATCACGCCACCGCGGCGACCTATCGGCGGGTCATCGACCACTTCGATCCGAAGCAGCTTCTGGGGCTTACGGCCACTCCTGAGCGGATGGACGGCCTCAATGTGCAGGACGAGTTCTTCGACGGTCGCATCGCGGCGGAGCTGCGGCTCTGGGAGGCACTCGAGAACGACCTGCTGTGTCCTTTCCACTACTTCGGGCTCCCAGACGGCACGGATCTGACGAACCTTGGGTGGAGCAGGGGCACCTACACCGACAGCGAACTCGGCAACCTCTACACGGGCGACCATGCCCGCGCCCGAATCGTCGTCAAGCAGATTCGAGACAAGATCTCCAACCCTGGAGCCATGCGGGCTCTGGGCTTCTGTGTGACCAAGGCCCACGCTCACTTCATGGCCGGCTTCTTCCGTGAGGCTGGATTTGGTGCCTTGGCGCTGGACAGTGACTCGCCGGTTGGGGTGCGCGCTCAAGCACTCGCTGACCTGGGCAATGGGAAGCTCCAAGTGATCTTCTCCGTAGACCTGTTCAATGAGGGCCTCGACATTCCCGACGTCGATACGCTACTGCTCCTGCGCCCCACTAACAGCGCTACCGTCTTTCTACAGCAGTTGGGCCGAGGCCTTCGCCGCACGGAGACGAAGCCGGTGCTCACCGTCCTTGACTTCATCGGCCAGCACAGAGCGGAGTTCCGGTTCGAGGAGCAGTTCCGGGCGCTGACGAATCTCTCAAGAAACCGGCTCGTCGAACACATCGAGCATGATTTCCCGCAGCTTCCCTCCGGGTGTCAGATCATTTTGGAAGGCAAGTCAAAGGACCTCGTACTCGACAACATTCGCACCCAACTGGGCGCCACCATCAAGACGTTGGTCAGCGAGGTCAAGGCCTACAGCACGCCGCGTCTCGCTGACTACCTCCGTGAGAGTCAGCGTGAGATCAAGGAGCTCTACAAGAGCGACAACTCGTGGACGACCGTGCTCCGGAGGGCAGGGGCCCTGAAGGACATGGCGCCACCGGAAGAGGCCAGCCTCCTCAAGCGCGTCCATGCTTTCCTCCACGTAGACGACCCAGCCCGAGCCGATGCGTACCTCCGCCTCCTCGCCGACGACGCTCCGCCCTACGAGGCTCTGAGTCCAACCGACCAGACGTACGCACGCATGCTCTTCTTCAACCTGTGGGACAACGCGGGCGGGTTCACGGGCTACCAGCAGGGCCTTGCATCACTACGCGATCAAGTGGCGCTCCGTGACGAGCTGCGGCAGGTGCTCTCGCACGTCATGGAGCGCGCCGACCACTTCCCCATCCCCCTGACGGGGACCCACGGCTATATCCCTTTGATGGTCCACAGTTCGTACAACCGTTCCGAGATTCTGGCCGCTCTCGGGGTGGCGCGCTTGGGCGGTCAGATGCCTCGGTCCTTCGCTCAGGGCGTCCAGTGGGTCGAGGAGATCAAAACCGATGCCCTCCTGGTCACCTTGGAAAAGAACGAGAAGGACTTCTCCCCCACCATCCGCTACAAGGACTACGCCCTGAGCCCGACGCTCTTCCACTGGGAATCGCAGAACGCGACCGCCAGCAACTCGCCGACGGGTCTGCGCTACCAGGATCACAAGCAACAGGGCAGCCAGGTCCTCCTGTTCATGCGTCGCTACAAGAGCACCGACATCGGCAAGTCCCAGCCGTGGATGCTCCTTGGACCTGCGACCTACGAGGGGCACACGGGTAGCAAACCGATGGCGATCACGTGGCGATTGCGGCACGAGCTTCCGGCCGATGTATGGACATACGCGGCTATCGCTGCGGGGTGA
- a CDS encoding beta-1,6-galactanase — MIRRRTLLAAAGGTVLGSALATGTAHADATIAVTPGTSYGTWEGWGTSLAWWANVFGARDDFADIFFTTKSVTYNGTTLPGLGLNIARYNLGACSTNSVGGTTMTASPNIPAFKQIEGYWQDWNNEDPASSAWDWSADAAQRAMLVKATSRGATTELFANSPMWWMCLNHNPSGASDGGNNCQSWNYRQHASHLAAVALYAKNNWGVNFATVDPFNEPSSSWWTATGTQEGCHMDATVQSAVLPYMRSELDKRGLTGTKISASDETSYDLARTTWNSFSSTTKGYVNRVNVHGYQGSGGRRDLLYTDVVTTSGKALWNSETGDNDGTGMTMASNLLYDFRWLHPTAWVYWQVMDPSTNWAMIAYDANTLAAGAVTTKYYVMAQFSRHIRPGMKILDTGVSYAVAGYDASAKRLVIVAANTSTSAQTLTFDLSRFTTVTGGSGGVVPRWNTLTTGGGDLYKSYSNTTLSGKTVAVPFAAKAVQTLQIDGVTI; from the coding sequence ATGATCCGACGCAGAACCCTGCTGGCCGCGGCAGGTGGAACGGTCCTGGGCAGCGCACTGGCGACGGGCACCGCACACGCGGACGCCACCATCGCCGTCACCCCCGGAACGTCGTACGGCACCTGGGAGGGCTGGGGCACCTCGCTGGCCTGGTGGGCCAACGTGTTCGGCGCCCGGGACGACTTCGCCGACATCTTCTTCACCACCAAGTCGGTGACGTACAACGGCACGACGCTCCCCGGCCTCGGCCTCAACATCGCCCGCTACAACCTGGGCGCGTGCAGCACCAACAGCGTCGGCGGCACCACGATGACCGCCTCGCCCAACATCCCGGCCTTCAAGCAGATCGAGGGCTACTGGCAGGACTGGAACAACGAGGACCCGGCCTCCTCGGCCTGGGACTGGTCGGCGGACGCGGCGCAGCGGGCGATGCTGGTGAAGGCGACGTCGCGGGGCGCCACGACCGAACTGTTCGCGAACTCCCCGATGTGGTGGATGTGTCTGAACCACAACCCGTCGGGCGCCTCGGACGGCGGCAACAACTGCCAGTCCTGGAACTACCGCCAGCACGCCTCCCACCTGGCGGCCGTCGCCCTCTACGCCAAGAACAACTGGGGCGTGAACTTCGCGACGGTCGACCCGTTCAACGAGCCCAGCTCCAGCTGGTGGACGGCGACGGGCACGCAGGAGGGCTGCCACATGGACGCGACGGTCCAGTCGGCCGTACTCCCCTACATGCGCAGCGAGTTGGACAAGCGCGGCCTGACGGGCACGAAGATCTCGGCGTCGGACGAGACGAGCTACGACCTGGCGCGCACGACGTGGAACTCCTTCAGCTCGACGACGAAGGGGTACGTGAACCGGGTCAACGTCCACGGCTACCAGGGCTCGGGCGGCCGCCGCGACCTGCTCTACACCGACGTGGTGACGACCTCCGGCAAGGCCCTGTGGAACTCGGAGACCGGCGACAACGACGGCACCGGCATGACGATGGCGAGCAACCTGCTCTACGACTTCCGCTGGCTGCACCCGACGGCCTGGGTGTACTGGCAGGTCATGGACCCGTCGACGAACTGGGCGATGATCGCGTACGACGCGAACACGCTGGCGGCGGGCGCCGTGACGACGAAGTACTACGTGATGGCCCAGTTCAGCCGCCACATCCGCCCCGGCATGAAGATCCTCGACACGGGCGTCAGCTACGCGGTGGCCGGCTACGACGCGAGCGCCAAGCGCCTGGTGATCGTGGCCGCGAACACGTCCACCTCGGCCCAGACCCTGACCTTCGACCTCTCCCGGTTCACCACGGTCACGGGCGGCTCGGGCGGCGTCGTCCCCCGCTGGAACACCCTCACGACGGGCGGCGGGGACCTGTACAAGTCGTACTCCAACACCACCCTCAGCGGAAAGACGGTGGCGGTGCCGTTCGCGGCGAAGGCGGTGCAGACACTACAGATCGACGGCGTGACGATCTGA
- a CDS encoding class E sortase has translation MRLHVLHHGIRRRRARRRRVLWTGGELLVTVGVVLLLLVVHQLWWTNREAREGAERKVEALEREWGPGPAEPGGGAGGSAPSPRDTRAGSGRTPAAATGPASPPRWSQAYAILTIPRLGLRVPIAEGIGKQSVLNKGYVGHYPGTQQPGRAGNFALAGHRNTHGEPFRYLNRLTAGDTVRVETESATYTYAVDRTLPQTSARDSGVLRPVPRSTVRPAYGYREPGYYVTLTTCTPEYTSRYRLVVWGKLVSMRPR, from the coding sequence GTGCGGCTTCACGTCCTGCACCACGGCATCCGGCGGCGCCGCGCACGCCGGCGACGCGTCCTGTGGACCGGCGGGGAACTCCTGGTCACCGTCGGGGTCGTGCTCCTGCTCCTCGTCGTCCACCAACTGTGGTGGACCAACCGGGAGGCCAGGGAGGGCGCCGAGCGGAAAGTGGAGGCGCTGGAGCGGGAGTGGGGCCCCGGCCCGGCAGAACCGGGGGGCGGTGCCGGCGGGTCCGCCCCGTCGCCGCGGGACACGCGGGCCGGCAGCGGCCGTACGCCCGCGGCCGCCACCGGCCCGGCCTCCCCGCCCCGCTGGTCCCAGGCCTACGCCATCCTCACCATCCCCCGCCTGGGGCTCCGCGTCCCGATCGCCGAGGGCATCGGCAAGCAGTCCGTCCTCAACAAGGGGTACGTCGGCCACTACCCCGGCACCCAACAGCCGGGCCGCGCCGGGAACTTCGCGCTCGCCGGGCACCGGAACACCCACGGCGAGCCCTTTCGGTACCTCAACCGGCTGACGGCCGGGGACACCGTCCGGGTCGAGACCGAGAGCGCGACCTACACGTACGCCGTCGACCGGACCCTGCCGCAGACCTCGGCCCGTGACTCGGGCGTCCTTCGCCCCGTACCCCGCTCCACCGTCAGACCCGCCTACGGCTACCGCGAACCCGGCTACTACGTGACCCTCACCACCTGCACTCCGGAGTACACCTCCCGCTACCGGCTGGTGGTCTGGGGGAAGCTCGTCTCCATGCGGCCGCGATAG